In Zingiber officinale cultivar Zhangliang chromosome 8B, Zo_v1.1, whole genome shotgun sequence, a single genomic region encodes these proteins:
- the LOC122017619 gene encoding uncharacterized protein LOC122017619 codes for MCWALGCGAEEKVVGTHKAPGSCPFCGGAVEATDVEKAIRFCFLPMCLKTIRRYSCSACSRRLVTHP; via the coding sequence ATGTGCTGGGCGCTGGGCTGTGGCGCGGAGGAGAAGGTGGTGGGCACGCACAAGGCGCCCGGGAGCTGCCCCTTCTGCGGCGGCGCGGTGGAGGCCACCGACGTCGAGAAGGCCATCCGCTTCTGCTTCCTGCCGATGTGCCTGAAGACGATCCGCAGGTACTCGTGCTCCGCCTGCTCCCGCCGCCTCGTCACCCATCCCTAG
- the LOC122017688 gene encoding uncharacterized protein LOC122017688 yields the protein MALRAFYNEIKGLKVRDLPAYVKPKLSWEYIKSSTDKAVDRYIEKYIDTSSIQPLYHVIIGGMVISYLVALPHERRHLEHQQQQASGGHH from the coding sequence ATGGCTCTCCGGGCGTTCTACAACGAGATCAAAGGCTTGAAGGTGAGGGATCTCCCTGCATACGTGAAGCCGAAGCTGTCGTGGGAGTACATCAAAAGCAGTACGGACAAGGCGGTGGATCGCTACATCGAGAAGTACATCGATACCAGTTCGATCCAGCCCCTCTATCACGTCATCATCGGCGGCATGGTGATATCCTACCTTGTGGCCCTTCCACACGAGCGCCGCCACCTCGAGCATCAGCAGCAACAGGCCTCTGGCGGCCACCACTAA
- the LOC122013752 gene encoding uncharacterized protein LOC122013752, translating to MVEHHGFYKLVASLQALFKSDIFPSPLALVFSRPNFSNKGGCGDFSADLRTVSSLATFIRRSQSLPVNLAQAYLRLPLAAVPAAHDRGPLLLAARCRGPPRLAAPSSSSSTPWVHCRLAEAEGLILMKRFACCRRRTKDFSLDFEDQDRLVEEGIGLRRISIRLSSTFFHVFV from the exons ATGGTGGAGCATCATGGATTTTATAAGCTTGTAGCAAGTCTTCAAGCTTTGTTTAAG TCCGATATATTCCCTTCACCTCTTGCCCTAGTTTTTTCACGCCCTAATTTTTCCAACAAAGGCGGCTGTGGCGATTTTTCTGCCGATCTCCGGACGGTAAGCTCTCTTGCCACTTTTATCCGACGATCCCAGTCCCTTCCTGTAAACCTAGCCCAGGCGTACCTCAGGTTGCCGCTCGCGGCCGTGCCTGCCGCTCACGACCGCGGGCCGCTGCTCCTGGCCGCTCGCTGCCGCGGGCCGCCGCGCCTGGCCGctccctcctcttcttcttccactcCATGGGTGCATTGCCGATTGGCAGAAGCAGAG GGATTGATTCTCATGAAGAGATTTGCTTGCTGTCGCCGCCGGACAAAAGATTTCAGCCTTGATTTCGAGGATCAAGACC GGTTG GTAGAAGAAGGAATTGGATTGAGAAGGATCTCCATAAGATTATCTTCtactttttttcatgtttttgtaTGA